The Candidatus Binatia bacterium genomic sequence AGGTTTTAGCCGCGGATTGGGCACGAGGCGGCAGGGAACTCCGCTCGCAAGAAACTTATCTCACATCGGATTTTCGTGTCAACCATTTTCGACTCGCGCGTACATTGTGGCTGGCCGGGCGGGGAACCTGGGTGTCAATGAGGGGCGACTAGGGTCGCGATTCGAGTGCAGCGGGCTTGCTGGAGACGTATCGTTTCGACGAATATCGCGGCGGAGGTCTGGGCCTCCGCGGACGGCCGATCACGAGGTCCGATCGAGGCCCGCCCCGATCCCCTGTTGCCGAAGCCGCGGGGGGAATGGTATCTTCTCCCGTTTGTGGCACTTGGCCTCGCCGACCGCGGCGTTGGGCCGCGCCGCCGTACCCGTTCTCTGCGAGCGCCATGTTCGAAGATCTGACCGAACGCCTGGGCGGCGTTTTCCGGAAGATGTTGGGCCGGGGCCGCTTGAGTGATCAGGACGTCAAGGATTCGCTCCGCGAGATCCGGCGCGTCCTGCTCGAGGCGGACGTCAACCTCAACGTCGCGCGCGACTTCCTGAAATCGGTCGAAGCGCGCGCGGTGGGCTCCGACCTGCTCCAGAGCGTGCAGCCGGGGCAGCAGGTCGTGAAGATCGTCCACGAAGAGCTGGTGAAGCTCCTCGGCGGCGCGGGCCCGCAGACAGGGCTCCAGTTCCCGGCCAATCGCGCGGCCGTGCTGCTCCTCGCCGGACTCCAGGGCTCCGGGAAGACGACCACCGCGGCAAAGCTCGCGCGCTTCTGGATGAAGCGCGAGAAGCGCGTGCTGCTCGCGGCGCTCGATCTCCAGCGTCCGGCGGCGGTCGATCAGCTCGAGGTGCTCGGGAAGCAGGTCGGCGCGCCGGTGCACCTGGACCGCGCGGCGAAGGATCCGGTGGCCCTGGCGCAGGAAGCGCGTCGTCGCGCCGACAAGGAGGGCTTCGACCTCCTGATCGCCGACACGGCCGGCCGGCTCCACGTCGACGAGGAGCTGATGACCGAGGTCGAGCGCGTCCACAAGAAGCTCGAGCCTCAGGAGAGCTACCTCGTTCTCGACGGCATGACCGGCCAGGACGCGGTCTCGATCGCGGAATCGTTCACGGCGCGGCTTCCGGTCACGGGGTTCGTCCTCACCAAGATGGACGGGGATGCGCGCGGCGGGGCGGCGCTCTCGCTCCGGGCCGTGACGGGGAAACCGATCCGGTACCTGGGGACCGGCGAGAAGCTCGACGGCATCGAGCCGATGCACGCCGACCGGCTCGCGTCGCGAATCCTGGGCATGGGCGACGTGGTCACCCTGGTCGAGCGCGTGCAGGAGCGCATCGACCTCAAGAAGGCCGAGGACTTAGAGAAGAAGCTCCGGAAGCAGAAGTTCACCCTGGAGGATTTCCTCGGGCAGCTCCAGGAGATGAAGAAGCTGGGTCCGCTCGAGGAGATCATGAAGATGATTCCGGGCATGCGGCTTCCCGCCGGCGCTCAGGTCGACGAGCGGGAGCTGAAGCGCACGGAGGCGATCATCCAGTCGATGACGCGGGGCGAACGCGAAGAGCCGCGGGTCATCGACGGCAGCAGGCGCCGGAGGATCGCCAAGGGGAGCGGCACGACCGTGCAGGACGTGAACCGGCTCCTCAAGCAGTTCGAAGAGATGCAGACGATGCTCAAGCGCATGGGCAAGATGCCGAAGGGGCGGCTCCCGATGGGGATGCCGCGCCGCTGAGGCCGCTCGGCCCGGGCCGAACACCGACGGAGGGTAGAAGAGAATGGTCGTCATCCGCATGAAACGCGCGGGCGCGAAGAAGCGCCCGTTCTATCGGGTCGTGGTCGCCGACTCGAGGAGCCGGCGCGACGGGCGCTACATCGAGCAGCTCGGCTACTACGATCCGCTCACCGACCCCGCGACGTTCAAGGTCGACGCGGAGAAGTTCGCATCCTGGATCCGCAAGGGCGCGACTCCGTCGGAGTCGGTCGGCGTGATGATGGCCAAGCACGCTCCCGACGCGCTCCGTCCGGCGCGGCTCGTGCCGCAGAACGCGGCCGCGATGCCGGCCGCGGCCGAAGCCGAGACCGCGAAGCCGAAGAAGGCCGCGAAGAAGAAGGGCGCCGCGAAGAAGAAGGCGCCGAAGAAGGCCGCCACGAAGGGCGTCGCCAAGAAGGCGAAGGCCCGGGCGAAGAAGAAGAGCGGTGTGGCGCCGAAGCGCGCGGTCAAGAAGGCCAAGAAGAAGAAGAGCTGAGCGACCGGCGGCGCCACGGCGCCGCCAGGGAGGCGACATGAAGGCCAAGGCGCTCATCGAATATCTCGCGAGTCAGCTCGTGGATCACCCCGAAGGCGTTCACGTCGACGAGCACGACACCGGGGAGACCACGGTGCTCACACTCCGCGTCTCGCCGGGCGATCTGGGCAAGGTGATCGGACGCGAGGGCCGAACGGCGCACGCGCTGCGCGCGCTGTTGACCGCGTCGGCCACCGCCCAGGGACATAGGGCGATTCTGGAGATTGCGGATTAATGTCCCGGTGTACCGGCCGCCCGCAGGCGGCCGGAACTTCTAGCGGCCCATGAACGCAGGGGCTGACGAAAGCGGCGAAACACCGCGCGTCTTGGTCGGCATCATCGCCCGCGCGCACGGACTCCGCGGCGAAGTGGTCGTGAAGGTGATGAGCGACGCGCCCGAGCGCTTCGCCCCGGGCAGCGAGATGATCGCCGCGGGTCCGGAGAGCGTGCAGGCGCGGCCGTTGCGGGTCGCGGCGTCGCGCCCCTTCCAGGGAAGGCTCCTCGTGACGTTCGAGGGGGTGGAGCGCCGCGAAGAGGCGGAAGCCCTCCACGGCCAGGAGCTGACCATCGAGCGGAGCCAGGTCGCGCCCCTTCCCGAGGGCAAGCACTACCAGTTCGAGCTGATGGGACTGTCCGTGCGCACCACCGCGGGGATGCCGCTCGGCCGGGTCACCGACATCTTCAGCACGGGGAGCAACGACGTGCTGGTGGTGGACGACGACGAGAACGAGATCCTGATTCCGATGCTGGAAGGGGTGATCGTCTCGGTGGACCTCGAGGGGAAAGCCCTCGTGGTCGAGCCGCCACCGGGACTGCCGGGCATTCCGGAGCCCGGGGCGGAGTAGCCCCGGTGCGCGTTTCGATCCTCACGCTGAACCCCGGTTTCTTCGGCGGGGCGCTGGACGAGGGGATGATCCGCGTGGCCCGCGAGAAGGGGCTGCTCGAAGTCGTGCTCGTCCCGATCCGGGCGTTCGCAGACGACCGTTACGGCACGACCGACGACTATCCCTACGGTGGTGGGGCGGGCATGGTGATGAAGGCCGCGCCGATCGTCGCCGCGCACGAGAGCGTCGCGCGCTCGTGCGGGGGTGCGGCTCCCCGGACGCTGGTCACATCGCCCCAGGGGCGCGTGCTCACCCAGGAGTGGGTGCGGGAACTGGCCGCCGAGAAGCACCTCGCGGTGGTGTGCGGCCGCTACAAGGGGATCGACGAGCGGGTGGTGGCGACGCTCGGCGCCGAGGAGTTCTCGATCGGCGATTACGTCCTCTCGGGAGGGGAGCCGGCGGCCCTGGTGCTTACCGATGCCGTAAGCCGCTTACAGCCAGGGGTTTTGGGAGATGCGGAGTCCGCGGAGGCGGACTCCTTTTCCGAGGCGCTTTTGGACGCGCCCGTGTACACTCGCCCGGACGAATTCCGGGGGCGTTCCGTCCCCGAAGTCCTCCGAAGCGGGAACCATGAAGAGATCCGCCGCTGGCGACGTCGGGAAGCGATCCGACGGACCCTCGCGCGCCGGCCCGATATCGTCCGGGGCCGTGCGTGGAGCGAGGAGGATCGAAGACTGATGGACGAAATCAAGAGGGAGGCGGATCAGCCATGAGCGCCATCGAACGGTTCGAGACCCGGTTCACGACAGACCGGACGCTCGACTTCCAACCGGGTGACACGATCAAGGTCCACGTTCGCGTCATCGAGGGTGAGAAGGAGCGGTCGCAGATCTTCCAGGGTGTCGTCACCAACATTCGCGGCAGCGGCATGCGCACGTCGTTCACGGTGCGCAAGATCTCCGCGGGAATCGGCGTGGAGCGCACGTTCCCGCTCCACTCGCCGTCGGTCGCCAAGATCGAGGGCGCGCGCAAGGGGAAGGTCCGTCGCGCGAAGCTGTACTACCTGCGCGGCCGCAAGGGGAAGGCGGCCAAGGTGACGGAGCGCGAGTCGCTCGGAGGAGACGAAGGGTAGTCGATCGGAAAGGAGCGCGAGCCGCAGGGAGGCGATGAGGCGCAGCAAGCTGGCTCGATTCGACGACGGGT encodes the following:
- the ffh gene encoding signal recognition particle protein, whose protein sequence is MFEDLTERLGGVFRKMLGRGRLSDQDVKDSLREIRRVLLEADVNLNVARDFLKSVEARAVGSDLLQSVQPGQQVVKIVHEELVKLLGGAGPQTGLQFPANRAAVLLLAGLQGSGKTTTAAKLARFWMKREKRVLLAALDLQRPAAVDQLEVLGKQVGAPVHLDRAAKDPVALAQEARRRADKEGFDLLIADTAGRLHVDEELMTEVERVHKKLEPQESYLVLDGMTGQDAVSIAESFTARLPVTGFVLTKMDGDARGGAALSLRAVTGKPIRYLGTGEKLDGIEPMHADRLASRILGMGDVVTLVERVQERIDLKKAEDLEKKLRKQKFTLEDFLGQLQEMKKLGPLEEIMKMIPGMRLPAGAQVDERELKRTEAIIQSMTRGEREEPRVIDGSRRRRIAKGSGTTVQDVNRLLKQFEEMQTMLKRMGKMPKGRLPMGMPRR
- a CDS encoding KH domain-containing protein; the encoded protein is MKAKALIEYLASQLVDHPEGVHVDEHDTGETTVLTLRVSPGDLGKVIGREGRTAHALRALLTASATAQGHRAILEIAD
- the rimM gene encoding ribosome maturation factor RimM (Essential for efficient processing of 16S rRNA); protein product: MNAGADESGETPRVLVGIIARAHGLRGEVVVKVMSDAPERFAPGSEMIAAGPESVQARPLRVAASRPFQGRLLVTFEGVERREEAEALHGQELTIERSQVAPLPEGKHYQFELMGLSVRTTAGMPLGRVTDIFSTGSNDVLVVDDDENEILIPMLEGVIVSVDLEGKALVVEPPPGLPGIPEPGAE
- the trmD gene encoding tRNA (guanosine(37)-N1)-methyltransferase TrmD; protein product: MRVSILTLNPGFFGGALDEGMIRVAREKGLLEVVLVPIRAFADDRYGTTDDYPYGGGAGMVMKAAPIVAAHESVARSCGGAAPRTLVTSPQGRVLTQEWVRELAAEKHLAVVCGRYKGIDERVVATLGAEEFSIGDYVLSGGEPAALVLTDAVSRLQPGVLGDAESAEADSFSEALLDAPVYTRPDEFRGRSVPEVLRSGNHEEIRRWRRREAIRRTLARRPDIVRGRAWSEEDRRLMDEIKREADQP
- the rplS gene encoding 50S ribosomal protein L19 translates to MSAIERFETRFTTDRTLDFQPGDTIKVHVRVIEGEKERSQIFQGVVTNIRGSGMRTSFTVRKISAGIGVERTFPLHSPSVAKIEGARKGKVRRAKLYYLRGRKGKAAKVTERESLGGDEG